The uncultured Eubacteriales bacterium region TGCTCATACAATGGCAAAACAGCTCCGATAAGGGAAGTATTTGATGCTTATATCAAGAAATCCAATGGAGATAACAGTAAGCTCATTGAAAGGGGGCTTGCCGTTGAATATTTTGACAAATACCATTATCTCGACTTGCATTCGCATAAGAGTGATAAGAACGTGTATCGAGGTTTGTTTTACAGTCTTCGAAGAACCGATTTCCCATATTTATTCAATGTCCTAGATGGAAGACGGCAAGAAATTACCGCGAATGCAGATGACACCTTGATGGAGCAAACTCACTTTTACTGCTACATAGACCAAGGGTTGATTGTTAGCGAATTCAATTTTCATGGTGCTCGAATAGAGCAATTTGGGAGCCATCTTTGCCGAATGGTACAGGACATCTATCCCAGCAGAATATATGATATTGAAGTACTTCCCATAATTATTCCTGATTATTATAAGAAAATTGCCAACTGCAAATCTATATCAAAAATCCAATTCAAAGTTGCTAGACCAGGCCTAAAGCTACTAAAAGAGGAAGGTATTATTAACGCATATGATATTGCTTCTGACAACCTTGATATCAGTGAACCATTTTATGTTGATGTTGAACTATCAGGCGGAAAAAGAGGAAAAAATCTCCCTGTAAAGAATGTCGGGAAATTTTTAAATAAAGTCATTAGTGCAGTTAAGAAAGCAGCGGAAGAAGACGAGAAAACTATAAATAAGGATGAACCGCTTTTAAAAAAGGCAAAAATGCGGGGATACGATGCAGATGAATGCAAAATAATCCCATATGATTTGTTAGATGAAAAGCTGTTGCAAGTAGTAAGAGTAGAGAAAATCTCTGCAAAAACTAAATATATTAATACCCAGCAAATGTTCTTAGCCATTCAAGATGCCTTTAGGGAAAAACAAGATTTAGCAAAGCAATATATGAGAGGTGGTAGCGGTGAAAGCAATTAACAAGTTACTTTATCACGATAAGTATTTCGCATGCTTTCATTGGGCAGTTGGAATTATCATTATGGCCATAGTATATTTAGTAATTAAGCAATCAGAAATTGTTCCTATATCTAAGATTGCCTCACTGGTTAATTCTGACGTTATATCACTCTCAGCTACTATTGCAGGCTTTGAGCTGGCCGGGGTAGCTTTATTAATATCACTCAATGGAAATAAAAAATTCCAATCAATAAAAGAAATTGGGAGCGACAAGACAATATACAAGTTGTTTTTTCATTCGATAATCTTACTTACTTTATCTTTATTAGTTATGATAATTGATATAAATCTGTTAGAAGAGGTATCCGAAGCATATGTAAAAGCCAAAGGATATATTGAATATTTGTCAGTTGCACTTTTCGTACAGGGAATCGTGTTTTTTCTATCAAGTGTTCGTATGTTACTACTTATTTTGAAATAGAGAACTAGTCCCGCATTTTCCATTCCGGAGAAAATGGGACTGGTTTTGAGCAGCTATAGAATTGGTACGCATAACTTAAATGCTATAGATAAAGCAATAATCCGAACCCATCCCCAACGGGGACAAGGTTCGGATTATCATGATTTGGTGCGCGAGGCGGGACTTGAACCCGCACGTCCGTGAGGACACTAGAACCTGAATCTAGCGAGTCTGCCAATTCCACCACTCGCGCATCGCACCGCGCCGTATTCAGCGCAAGTGATATATTACCATGACGGCGCAGCGGTGTCAAGCCCTTTTTCGCGTTGTGGGGAGAAAATTCTACTTCCCGAATAATTTCGAGAGGAAGGACTTCTTCTGAGGGCCGGGGGCCTCGTCCAGCTTTTTCAGGGTGGCGATAGAATCCTGGTTGCCCAGAGCGGCAGCCCGCCGGTAGTACTCCTTGGCTTTCTCCTGGTCCTTTTTTACGCCGGTGCCGTCCTTATAGCAGTCGCCCAGCAGATCCAGGGCGCGGGAGGAGCCCTGCTCGGCGGCTCGCTCCAGCCAGAGGACGGCCTTGGCCAGGTCCTTCCCGGTGCCGATGCCGGTGAGGTAGCAGTAGCCCAGGTTGCACTGGGCGGTGTCGTTGCCCTGCTGTGCGGCCTGGGAGTAGAGTTTTACGGCGCGGGCCTTGTCCACGGCCACGCCCTGGCCCATCTCGTAGCAGAGGCCCAGGTTGCACTGGGCCGAGGCGTATCCCCGGTCGGCGGCCTGGGTGAGGAGCTCAACGGCCCTGGCCTCGTCCTTCTTTACGCCAGAGCCCTGCTTGTAGCAGTTGGCGAGCAGACTCGTCGCCCGGAGGGAGCCGCCCTCCATGGCCTGGGTAAGCCACTCCACGGCTCTGACGGGGTCTTTCTCCGTGCCGATGCCGGTAA contains the following coding sequences:
- a CDS encoding hypothetical protein (Evidence 5 : No homology to any previously reported sequences); translated protein: MARPPKPQTVERKIYFYKFTCSYNGKTAPIREVFDAYIKKSNGDNSKLIERGLAVEYFDKYHYLDLHSHKSDKNVYRGLFYSLRRTDFPYLFNVLDGRRQEITANADDTLMEQTHFYCYIDQGLIVSEFNFHGARIEQFGSHLCRMVQDIYPSRIYDIEVLPIIIPDYYKKIANCKSISKIQFKVARPGLKLLKEEGIINAYDIASDNLDISEPFYVDVELSGGKRGKNLPVKNVGKFLNKVISAVKKAAEEDEKTINKDEPLLKKAKMRGYDADECKIIPYDLLDEKLLQVVRVEKISAKTKYINTQQMFLAIQDAFREKQDLAKQYMRGGSGESN
- a CDS encoding membrane hypothetical protein (Evidence 5 : No homology to any previously reported sequences), giving the protein MVAVKAINKLLYHDKYFACFHWAVGIIIMAIVYLVIKQSEIVPISKIASLVNSDVISLSATIAGFELAGVALLISLNGNKKFQSIKEIGSDKTIYKLFFHSIILLTLSLLVMIIDINLLEEVSEAYVKAKGYIEYLSVALFVQGIVFFLSSVRMLLLILK
- a CDS encoding hypothetical protein (Evidence 5 : No homology to any previously reported sequences), producing the protein MTPLRRHGNISLALNTARCDARVVELADSLDSGSSVLTDVRVQVPPRAPNHDNPNLVPVGDGFGLLLYL